Proteins encoded in a region of the Egibacteraceae bacterium genome:
- the cpaB gene encoding Flp pilus assembly protein CpaB: MRNKTTLAGAVLGVIGAGLLALFVAQAAGPAKAEATVTALVVNDGLAPGMGAPEVGARVREAEVPASLAPAGRIVDLDELAGRKVVRSVGAGEILTASQFAAAGPAAGGLVVPSGYEAITLEAEPAPGVQGYVTPGSRVNVYATVAGDGAAGDPAAGQPYTQLVLGHVDVLAVTPGTLTGESQDPAAKGSDGRIVLLLQVLPEDTPVLVHAQKQGSLWFTLVNPNDPPPGARRVQVGDLDAAQRTHAIGAARARQDAERAAHGGAGQAQVTP, translated from the coding sequence ATGAGGAACAAGACGACGCTCGCCGGCGCCGTGCTCGGCGTGATCGGCGCGGGCCTGCTCGCCCTGTTCGTCGCGCAGGCGGCGGGGCCGGCGAAGGCCGAGGCCACGGTGACCGCCCTGGTGGTGAACGACGGCCTCGCCCCCGGCATGGGTGCGCCCGAGGTCGGTGCTCGCGTCCGCGAGGCCGAGGTCCCCGCCTCCCTCGCCCCCGCGGGGCGGATCGTGGACCTCGACGAGCTGGCCGGGCGCAAGGTGGTGCGGTCGGTCGGTGCGGGGGAGATCCTGACCGCGTCGCAGTTCGCCGCCGCGGGACCGGCCGCCGGAGGCCTCGTCGTCCCGTCCGGCTACGAGGCCATCACCCTGGAGGCGGAACCCGCCCCCGGGGTGCAGGGCTACGTCACCCCGGGCTCGCGGGTCAACGTGTACGCGACGGTCGCCGGCGACGGCGCCGCGGGGGACCCGGCGGCCGGGCAGCCCTACACCCAGCTCGTGCTCGGGCACGTCGACGTGCTCGCGGTGACCCCCGGCACCCTGACCGGCGAGTCCCAGGACCCCGCAGCGAAGGGGTCCGACGGTCGCATCGTCCTCCTCCTGCAGGTGCTGCCCGAGGACACGCCCGTGCTCGTCCACGCGCAGAAGCAGGGGTCGCTGTGGTTCACGCTCGTGAACCCCAACGACCCCCCGCCGGGTGCGCGCCGGGTGCAGGTCGGCGACCTCGACGCCGCGCAGCGCACCCACGCGATCGGCGCGGCCCGCGCCCGCCAGGACGCCGAGCGCGCCGCGCACGGCGGCGCCGGCCAGGCGCAGGTGACCCCGTGA
- a CDS encoding AAA family ATPase, with the protein MRRRVLVVDRRPELADTLRTALSGGERPEIVHLRRTTQALDVLVDEGPWDVLVAGPSEESGAGLRRLAQIREVDPTLGLLVTVNGKEPSDLGALVKARPDELVRVPAAPAALRTALLATAAAAEGRRSGAIEAALRTAEQATRLGRIYTVSGPTGGCGKTTVAVNLAAMLGKPGTHRVVLVDLDVQFGEVTAALQLRPAHNLYDMVFDANDQRASGAEVAEALATGLTETPYGFSVLPAPRDPVHGDAITADDVTQLLAVLRQHADYVVVDTPTGLREGVLAALDLSEDIIVVSQVDVPGVANLRTFLSMLQRLGVAPEHQHVLLNKEMVDSGVTAHDAMEILGPVAGSMPFDAGVLRALNEGKPLCVVAPHHPVAAKLWRALAAVLPPDAVPPSEPTDEAPRKRRWWQRGSA; encoded by the coding sequence ATGCGCCGTCGCGTGCTCGTGGTGGACCGCCGCCCGGAGCTCGCCGACACCCTCCGCACCGCCCTGAGCGGCGGGGAGCGACCCGAGATCGTCCACCTCCGGCGCACGACGCAGGCGCTCGACGTCCTCGTCGACGAGGGCCCCTGGGACGTCCTCGTCGCCGGCCCGTCGGAGGAGAGCGGCGCGGGCCTGCGCCGGCTCGCCCAGATCCGGGAGGTCGACCCGACGCTCGGGCTGCTCGTCACGGTCAACGGCAAGGAGCCCTCCGACCTCGGCGCGCTCGTCAAGGCCCGGCCCGACGAGCTCGTGCGCGTGCCCGCCGCCCCGGCGGCCCTGCGCACGGCGCTGCTCGCCACGGCAGCCGCGGCCGAGGGGCGCCGATCGGGAGCCATCGAGGCAGCGCTGCGGACGGCGGAGCAGGCGACGCGCCTCGGGCGGATCTACACGGTGAGCGGCCCCACCGGCGGCTGCGGCAAGACCACCGTGGCGGTGAACCTCGCGGCGATGCTCGGCAAGCCCGGCACCCACAGGGTCGTGCTCGTCGACCTCGACGTGCAGTTCGGCGAGGTGACCGCGGCCCTGCAGCTGCGGCCGGCGCACAACCTCTACGACATGGTCTTCGACGCCAACGACCAGCGGGCCAGCGGCGCAGAGGTCGCCGAGGCGCTCGCGACCGGCCTGACCGAGACGCCCTACGGCTTCTCGGTCCTGCCGGCGCCGCGGGATCCCGTGCACGGCGACGCGATCACCGCCGACGACGTCACGCAGCTGCTCGCGGTGCTGCGCCAGCACGCCGACTACGTCGTCGTGGACACCCCCACGGGACTGCGCGAGGGCGTCCTCGCCGCGCTCGACCTCAGCGAGGACATCATCGTCGTTAGCCAGGTCGACGTGCCGGGCGTGGCGAACCTGCGGACCTTCCTCAGCATGCTCCAGCGTCTCGGGGTCGCGCCCGAGCACCAGCACGTCCTGCTGAACAAGGAGATGGTGGACTCCGGCGTCACCGCCCACGACGCCATGGAGATCCTCGGCCCGGTCGCCGGCAGCATGCCGTTCGACGCGGGGGTGCTGCGGGCGCTGAACGAGGGCAAGCCCCTGTGCGTCGTCGCGCCGCACCACCCCGTGGCCGCCAAGCTCTGGCGGGCGCTGGCCGCGGTGCTGCCGCCCGACGCCGTCCCGCCGTCCGAGCCGACCGACGAGGCGCCCCGCAAGCGGCGCTGGTGGCAGAGGGGGTCCGCGTGA
- a CDS encoding type II secretion system F family protein, with protein sequence MSAVIGILGGALLVAGGVGLAVFGLRQQQRTGVDRLRAAMDEVTDPTTREISVLAQAWTAMTAATERAGRGGSLHARATRALEGAGWPLRPAEFATGVAVASLLAALVATALAGSLATGLLVAVVAVVAPCLVLKRQARVVAQKADRQLPDVLGQMAASLRSGHSLTQAIEAAGEQADAPLGPQFARVIAETRVGRDLDDALSATAERIGSTDLRWSVRAMAIQARTGGKLSDVLEVLAEFMRDREEVRREVRALTADGRISAWVLGLLPFFVTGALLVISPDYLQPLFSERLGLLMLFAAGVLMGIGMLVIRKIIRVEV encoded by the coding sequence GTGAGCGCCGTGATCGGCATCCTCGGCGGGGCGCTGCTCGTCGCCGGCGGCGTCGGCCTGGCCGTGTTCGGGCTGCGCCAGCAGCAGCGCACGGGCGTCGACCGGCTGCGCGCCGCGATGGACGAGGTCACCGACCCCACGACCCGGGAGATCTCCGTCCTCGCGCAGGCGTGGACCGCGATGACCGCCGCGACGGAGCGGGCCGGCCGTGGGGGCTCCCTGCACGCCCGGGCCACACGGGCCCTCGAGGGTGCGGGATGGCCGCTGCGCCCCGCCGAGTTCGCCACCGGGGTGGCGGTCGCGTCCCTGCTGGCCGCGCTCGTCGCCACCGCGCTGGCCGGAAGCCTCGCCACGGGACTGCTTGTGGCCGTGGTCGCCGTGGTCGCACCCTGCCTCGTCCTCAAGCGCCAGGCTCGGGTGGTCGCGCAGAAGGCTGACCGCCAGCTGCCCGACGTGCTCGGGCAGATGGCCGCGAGCCTGCGCAGCGGGCACTCGCTCACCCAGGCGATCGAGGCGGCGGGGGAGCAGGCCGACGCGCCGCTCGGACCGCAGTTCGCCCGCGTCATCGCCGAGACGCGCGTCGGGCGCGACCTCGACGATGCGCTGTCCGCGACGGCTGAGCGCATCGGGTCCACCGACCTGCGGTGGTCGGTGCGGGCCATGGCGATCCAGGCACGCACGGGCGGCAAGCTCTCCGACGTCCTCGAGGTCCTCGCCGAGTTCATGCGCGACCGTGAGGAGGTCCGCCGCGAGGTGAGGGCGCTGACCGCCGACGGGCGCATCTCCGCGTGGGTCCTCGGCCTCCTGCCCTTCTTCGTCACCGGCGCCCTGCTCGTGATCAGCCCCGACTACCTCCAGCCGCTGTTCAGCGAGCGGCTCGGCCTGCTCATGCTGTTCGCGGCGGGGGTGCTCATGGGCATCGGCATGCTCGTCATCCGCAAGATCATCCGGGTGGAGGTCTAG
- a CDS encoding CpaF family protein, whose protein sequence is MKLSERLKNEGEGPAPAGTRNGKAAPKAAPKAAPKATRAPKTPRPTSNGRATEWSATKRRVHDLVVADLGPLLGKRGASIDLGQEVRDRLDDALAQAGLEVTPTQRRRFIVEVTADILGYGPLERFLADPEVTEVMVNAYDDIFVEREGRIEHTDASFDDERQLRQVINRIVAAVGRRVDESSPLCDARLPDGSRVNVVLPPLALRGPAMTIRKFPEYPMQMSDLIERGSLTPQVAAFVEACVTGKLNILVSGGTGTGKTTLLNAVSQFIPPGERVVTIEDSAELQLHQPHVLPLEARPANSEGHGEITIRDLVRNALRMRPDRIVVGEVRGGEALDMLQAMNTGHEGSLTTLHANAPRDALSRLETMVLMAGMDLPLRAIRDQIASALDLVVHLDRLADGRRVVTTITEVQGMEGDVIVLQDLFAYRFTSGGSGTASSAGRTVPTGLRPKMLAKLENAGSPLAPSLFAAPPPGAPRPAKGRRP, encoded by the coding sequence GTGAAGCTGTCGGAACGCCTGAAGAACGAGGGCGAGGGCCCCGCGCCGGCGGGGACCCGCAACGGCAAGGCGGCCCCCAAGGCGGCCCCCAAGGCGGCCCCCAAGGCGACCCGCGCGCCCAAGACGCCCAGGCCGACGTCGAACGGTCGCGCGACCGAGTGGTCGGCGACGAAGCGGCGGGTCCACGACCTCGTCGTCGCCGACCTCGGCCCGCTGCTCGGCAAACGGGGAGCGTCGATCGACCTCGGTCAGGAGGTCCGCGACCGCCTCGACGACGCGCTCGCTCAGGCGGGCCTCGAGGTGACGCCCACCCAGCGGCGCCGCTTCATCGTCGAGGTCACCGCCGACATCCTCGGGTACGGCCCGCTGGAGCGCTTCCTCGCCGACCCGGAGGTCACCGAGGTCATGGTCAACGCCTACGACGACATCTTCGTCGAGCGCGAGGGCCGCATCGAGCACACCGACGCCTCCTTCGACGACGAACGCCAGCTGCGACAGGTCATCAACCGCATCGTCGCCGCCGTCGGCCGCCGCGTCGACGAGTCGAGCCCGCTGTGCGACGCGCGGCTGCCCGACGGCTCGCGGGTCAACGTCGTGCTGCCGCCGCTCGCGCTGCGCGGGCCGGCCATGACGATCCGCAAGTTCCCGGAGTACCCGATGCAGATGAGCGACCTCATCGAACGGGGGTCGCTCACCCCGCAGGTCGCCGCCTTCGTCGAGGCGTGCGTCACCGGAAAGCTCAACATCCTCGTGTCCGGCGGCACCGGCACCGGCAAGACCACCCTGCTCAACGCCGTCAGCCAGTTCATCCCGCCCGGCGAGCGGGTCGTCACCATCGAGGACTCCGCCGAGCTCCAGCTCCACCAGCCGCACGTCCTGCCGCTGGAGGCCCGGCCGGCGAACAGCGAGGGCCACGGCGAGATCACCATCCGCGACCTCGTCCGCAACGCGCTGCGGATGCGCCCCGACCGCATCGTCGTCGGCGAGGTCCGTGGCGGCGAGGCCCTCGACATGCTCCAGGCGATGAACACCGGCCACGAGGGGTCGCTCACGACCCTGCACGCCAACGCGCCGCGCGACGCGCTGTCGCGCCTGGAGACCATGGTGCTCATGGCGGGCATGGACCTGCCCCTGCGGGCCATCCGCGACCAGATCGCCTCCGCGCTCGACCTCGTCGTGCACCTCGACCGGCTCGCCGACGGCCGGCGCGTCGTCACGACCATCACCGAGGTCCAGGGCATGGAGGGCGACGTGATCGTCCTCCAGGACCTCTTCGCCTACCGCTTCACCTCCGGGGGTTCGGGGACCGCCTCCTCGGCCGGACGGACCGTGCCGACGGGCCTGCGCCCGAAGATGCTCGCCAAGCTCGAGAACGCCGGCTCGCCGCTCGCCCCGTCGCTGTTCGCCGCGCCGCCGCCCGGGGCGCCCCGCCCGGCGAAGGGCCGGCGGCCGTGA